GGAATATTGAACACGTTAGGGCTCCTACTACTTAGACAACATGCAAGGGGaggcaggcacacacaaaataaagctCTTGATTCCAGTGTTTAGTCCATGATTTGTTTTTGCgttgttttttataaaagtggtttgatttgaaaaaaaactacattaacaacaaaaacacgaaCAAAGACTATCATTTTATACAGTAAGTATACAATGATAATTGATACAGTGCGAGTAGCTTCAATTAGAAGACTTTGCAAGCTCTGGGAACACACAAGCCTATTCATTTATAGTGTGATTATAACAGGAAAAAtgcatagagacagagagaaagtcaGGTTTACCTGAGTCGCGCCCTCCTCAACTGTCTTTTTTAACCTCAGAACATCTTCTATCAAAGGGACATCCGTCTCCATTGCTACAGGACTATTGAGGTCAGAGGAATCAACATACATAAAGAACTATgttgaaaagaaagagaaacaaaaacaaaaacacaaaaggatGGAGAAGAGACTTTCAGTCGCATGCAAGAAGAATGAATCAAGAGGCTCtggactgaagaaaaaaaaaaaagcagctcaggggtctcatttataaacgtgccgtacgcacaaaacggggctgaaaatgtgcgtacgccacttcccacgcaaaggttgtgatttataaaaaaaacaaaacttgacaggagaatgtgcggtcctccacgcaaactctaaCCCATGCGttcgcacattttggagacaaaataggaattggtgacgcagatggtgaggcggtgaactgaagtcagactgcagaaattAATTGGGAAAAACGATTACTCTATTACTATTGaattaatattttcaagtattgatatgcctcacacacattctttccactctatatcatccacgttaccatgaagattaaatccagcagtgttatttgcgcttgtacttagtagtacttgttccataaacaccttgtaaaatccaactcaaatctttaataaaaatgtgttcttaatgtttaatcggcgctgtctcaccgtcacattgtccgctacggagcgcgtGCAGGAGGGGgggatggcccgactgcattgaatacaggatagcataaAATACcgtagcattagataacggcagaacacagtgtaaagcGCAATCGTTACACacaactttaatactgttcgtgacaaaacctgcatgaagaaaagtgtgtttgcctattagactttctttcgtcttcaaattgtatctcggggtgggggataccactagttgatgctgtgttggcaaggtgttaacaatcacaaattgttgtaaacaaatactgtggtgaacccgtgcgtaatgctgcatgatggcactgctggcactgcaggaAGACTCGGGAAGAAtcgggagaaaaagagacttcaggggaccatgacgatgactggctaatatgccgatttagattccctaaagctgtgctcttggatccatgtactgaattgggtccagtagggcaacgcgccggaaccttgccatcccggtccaaatacaggtcctcgccactctgggggaaaccggctgtttccagagggaaatgtcagacagccaagtgttttttttaaataaatattatatataatcttcaacttcatcactaaggcttgtttggatataatatatcgttctgttaaatcttattatatatgtctggtatatcgaagctgtccgagtgccgtaatgcctgccgttttggacgtattattaatacatgtagttatggatcaggtttccctacccTGTGCAAGAACAgtccgaaattataattcaatttgcagcaattcccgaacgtctgagaagtttttggctttttctccgccagtcatcatgattcgatCTAACAACTGCCAGcgtcattcatatactgatcagcattcacaaggtgctttgcattgactatttatggttaaaatgggcgtgtacagagcgggataagaggctgattcaagtacgcacacttgtaggtaatctctgattgATAAAGGGAACTTTGCTTACATGTGCgtacacacagttttataaatcagacttttttttttggcatacgccattttgggcttttgggcgtacgtacacttatagtaaggatcctacgcacagttttataaatgagacccctgatcTATTGCAGCTAGCCGTTTTATATCCTTTAGTTGAGGACTCTTACTACAGATTTTTGGGATTCACAGCAAGTGTTGATTATGAAAAAGCACCTGTGTCAAAAGATGTTAAGAGACCATCAGTTGCTGGGGACACCAAAATAAATTCAACTCCAAACTAAATCTTTTATAGCACATTGACGTTGTGGCACTGATCTGTTTGGattgaaacatttatttttttgcacatttaaattaataggtcaacattttgggaaatgtgcttatttgcCTAGAGTTAGAAGAgaggattgataccactctcatgcctgtactgtaaatacagtatgtgactgAAGCAAGCAGATAgatagcttagcacaaagactggcaTGTCTCTGTCCAACAATGACAACATCTGTAAACCAGCCCctgtaaagctcactaattaaaacGATATGTCAAATTATATCTTGCgtatttaatctgtacaaaaaccaaagtgtaaaaacaacaattgttGTTTTACAGCGGGTTTGTGTGCTGGATTATTTCTTGGCTGGgcgcagtgacttcctggagtcttcaATGGTTGCCGGGCAACCTCACGGTGACAAGACCCAGGGAAGTTACTGCACCCGGCCAAGAATTAGGATTTAAtaggattttgttacctttggacagagccaggataGCTGTTtttatctaactctcggcagGAAAAGGAATAAGGATATTTCCCAAAAGGGCACAGAAATGTCTGCATATAGTTAATctttaaatgaatcaaatacTTCTTTAGAGAGCCTTTTAGAGCTGTCCGATTCAAGCATTCACCACATCTAAGCACATTCTCAGAACAAGACCACTCATCATGCTCTTTCAATCTTCACCAGCAGTGTAATTTTAGAAAACAGTAACTACCAAGTCATAGTATCAACACATGGAGTCCTTGACGGGATAAGATGGAAAGGGAACTATAATTCTACAACAAAATtgacttacagaaaacacaagacacttATTTCGTAAAGATtaatgctacacacacacatacacactctcactcacacacacactgtggtagTAAGGTGAAAAACAGGTGAGGTTAGATGGTTGCACACACTGCTCACCTGTGGATTTGACTTGGCGAGGTTCTCGATCTTGATCCAAGCCTCTTCACGTTCTTTTGACTTTGCCTTCTCTCTGTTGAACAAAGCACCGAACCTCACGTCATTAACCTGTTCCACTCCGCTGATAAGATGTGAAACCCAACACCCATTTAGCTGCAGTGTTGAGGCTGATCATTATGTGtcactcagacattgtttaaaaaaaaagattaactgAGTGGGAGAAGAGTCTATAGTGCCTACTTGTTTTTCTCGGCCCTGAACTGCTGTGTGCAATCATCAAAGAGCTTCTGATTCATCTCCATGAAAAGCTTCAGAGCGTTGTAGATGAGGCCGTGGATGGtcctgggaacacacacacatacacacacattaaggcCTGACACTTGGCGATAGCTACAGCACCTGCAAAtaactgacatttaaaaaaatatatagctaTGTGCTTTtgatttgaacattttaaacacattttattttaaatgttaaaaggtgctgtaggtaggattgtgaagatccaggacttagccaaaaaatttgaacatcgacaacttctcagtccctcccccctttctgctaaagcccaaaacgctctcctaagcccctccctccacaagggagaatgaatgcgtgcgcatgagcagtgattgacacgcagttagacaccccccctggccatgAATGGtggatctgaacagggagcggtggatttttgcaaattgcactacaggctgtaggtggtgccagaggagctggatttctttttaaatgacctgcttcctgtagttctactggaacataagGTCAgattcagcaaatatgacagaaagttagttttataaggcttacctactgcatcttttaAGCCTTAAAAGATATTAAGggttacaatgatataaaaatgtAAGTGGAAAGTTATACGTAGGGTTGTTTTGAAAAATTACTTTATCGATAACAAAACAGTTGCAGATTACTTTTCTGTTCATCAGCTAATCTTTTGTTTCAGCTTATATTCATCATATCAGATATTAGAGATATTAAAGTAATTGAAAGTATTTTTAATGTGCACTGAAAGCACAAAACTATAAATTATAATAAGAATCTgcagaaatatatatacaataaaaagggcaTTAAAAAGGTTATGATAAAGCCTTTTAGAAATTCTACTCTCTAATCCTTCTAGGGAAGTGTTTTACTGATATGCAGGAATACATTCTGTGACCAAGCTCAaatgtctacacacacacacttgagagATAGCACTATGTGAGCTAATGTGTCAGACTGGTGTTACATGCAGTGTGAATTACCGAGCTTTTAAGACAGTAGCACAGCCTGTGTAATGCACAGAACTACATTCAAAGTATCTTACTTGTTCCAGTGGGTCTTAGAGTTGCGGTACAGAGCAGGAAACATAATCGGCAGGATCTTTGCTGCGTTGTCGCTGATCAGACTCATGATGTACTCGTTGTTCCAGTAGTACAGAGCTCTCTCTGCCACCTACAAAGAACACCTCAGTCAGGCATATACTGACAGCCACCACCACTCCACCTGAATAACTTATTTCCTGAGTAaagtgtgatttatggttctgcagaggctccacgcagagctttcgccgtagcctacgttagtggcctgaagtttatacgtGTGCGTCGATCTTTTTAAGAGAaaagcagggccggcatgtgtgtgtggtagagccagtgagagagagcgacggcgattagcttcggagtgagtagcgactctagagtcatagtgagagaaacagtggctctcctgtgctttctgaccacggtgggaaatttATAttaggaaaagttaaccctctccttgacttCATGCTGTTTATGGAGAAGAAGAACCAGTatatgagtagggggaaatgcaactctaccaagccacggctggGCGACGTGCATCGCTACGACGTGtagttaaaggggcgctatgcagttttggcaatttcttctttcgctttttgctcgcaggtttctctatagagctccacctacagcttcggaatagatatttggcaacacggTGTAAAaactcgctcggtcagtctgccgtttcctctttctctgttcctctgacaatgctttcctagctttctgctacTTTTTTTGCCgtctcagccatgacgatagtgtgaaaaactccatcgctatcAGCTGGTTCCTGGATGGGAGCGTGTATGTGTTCAGTGCCtaaagcaattcgttacatcgcgagacctgatatcacgcaatacttcctgatgctgaggccAGCGACTTGCCGGCCAAAAGTTGCAacggtggtttttccgctcataggcgaaaagtcatataaccattccaatgactccaaagctgttTCAGTTAAGTTAAAaacaagcttaaaaaaaaaaaaactgcatagttcccctttaaattttccgagaggtgcacgtcaggctacagcaagggtccggcgtagggtcggtatctccacgtaccaATGTATGTAGCTATGGCGCCGATTTAAACGCAGAatcataaatcacgctttatgAAGGTAAGATTGTGATCACCGATCGGTTACCTGAAAGTGCGGGCTGGACACACACTTGGCCAGCTGTCTGAAAAGAGGTTCCTGcactttaacaaactcagagGGCTCGATGACGTCCAGGATCTCCTCCAGCTCGTTGAGGAACATCACTTCCTTGGGACTGTGAGTCTTTGGCCAGTACTTTAGTAGAGCCATTACCACCTGTTGGGATGATGACGAAAGAAATGATAGTGTTGAATAACCAATCACGGAGGATAAAGGGATAGCAGTTTATGAAACCAAAAAAGGCACCAactacatatttttaaatcaatttgcGCATCAAAAAAGGGAGTTTCAGCAAGCAGCATTATGAAAGAGATGAAAATGATTCAaccatgtttttatttgacatacCGGCTCAGTTAGAGTGCTGTCCTTTTCCAGAAACTGCACCACGCAGTAGGCCAGCTGCAAAACACATAAGCAAACAATGTATTAAACTGTCCAAGTAAAAAGgtaacaggggggggggggacacgtTGATAGCTGAAGGACAGACTGGCTGGGACACGCAACACCATTTTTTGACAAAACCTGCCGAATGGTCTGCTGCTCTCATGAAAACATGAGGCGTGTACTCAAAGCAGGTTTGgacaagaatgtttttttttcttttctttttaaaaagggtgACCTGTAAATAATTAATGTGCCATGTCTCTTTTTCCACACAGCTTGACAAAAAAACTAATCAAGCTTCTCATGCCTCATTTTGTGTTCGACACACTCACCTGTGGATGGTAGACACTGAGTGATTTGACTTTGTGCAGAGGCAATAAAACCTTCAACAGGAAAATCTTGTGCTCTTCTTTAAGTGGTAAGGCAAAGCCATTGATTATGCtgtgaaataaacacaaaagtaCTATCACacctgaagaagaagactggCATGCAACCGCTGATCATTGGGAAGCTTTAACATTCAGCACAGTTATGCCAAAAGAAGCATTGAATGTCATGTAAAAGTTGTATGAAAGCCACAAAGACATTAGAGCTTGTAACTTCAACTAAGGGCCATACCTTCCAAGTATTTCCAGTAGTTCAGCTATACCATTATGGTGCTCTGTCTCATAGATAAACCTGTAGGAACAAATACACAGACTGTATTAACTAACAAAATGAATGTTTCATATGTGGACCATCTATCTTGGTATACATGTTTTAGAGCAGTGGGAGACCTGCACTGACCTATAGAAAATATTATTGATCTGTTTTCTGATGTACGCCCTCAGCCCCAGGAACTTTCCATAGATCCTGTGGAGGGTGGTTTTGaggaagtctctctctctgggatcCTCACTGTCAAATAGGTCTAGGAGCTACAATGCAAGAGAAGGGAGATTACCATAATGACAGTCCTCGTGCAAATTGTGTTTTgtaattgttgtttttctacTATACGGTCGGAAGAATTTGgcaaaaatattattttcttaCCTGCATAACAAATTTCTGGTCGATGTATTTCTTTGCTATGTTAGGCTGAAAATCGGGCGATTCTAAAAACCTAAGGAAAAATTCATAGACCAGCTGCaacagaaacaagaaaacaaaaaaggtatgAATGCTGAGAGGGAATTTATGAGTGTAAAGTGTGCACAATGTATATAACAATAAGGTTCAGTTCACAAATGCTCTAACACCAAAACCAAATACAGACATGCTGTTTTGTAAACTTTAGAAACTAAAGCCATGCTGGGCTTCGAGGTTGTCGGAAAATAACCGTTTATAAACCTCTCACTGTTTTGCAGATGATTAAACGATTTAAATGTCAACCTGGAGGTGTGGCCATGCAGCTTCAAGTGTTGGCTCGTCTTCCTCTGGATCAAACTCCGCTCCAGTGGGGTTGGACGATGGAGGCAACGTTCTGAACATGTTTACTGCAAACTGGAAGAAGTGAAAATGATACCATGAGTGTTTATTCCACTGGACTTCCTTTTGTTGTATTGATAACCCAAAGTCATAGTTCATGTTTCAACCACACCAATGCCAAAATCTCTACCCAGAATAGGTTACATGAGAttttcacaaaaacacagcGAGACCCAGACTTCCTGTCAGAAGTTTCCCACTCTTGATTAAATGTTTCCCGTCATGACACATTAAACCAACAGTGAAACCACATCAATAGACTGCATCATTTTCAAcagaccagaggcctgtactacgaatcaagatcaagtATGTGACAAATGCAACTTATTTTCATAAACTCCTAACCATGCATGGTTTTAAATCAATTGAATTGCTTGAAGATTGATTATAAGTGCTGGGATCATATCAGGGGTACAACTCATTTATTTAGTGTTAAATGATTAGGAACTCATGTTAGTGCCACGTTTCAATTCTTGATTTGTTActgctcaaaaaaaaaaaaaaaggtgaccgTCCTTAGAGTCTATAATACGTTTAACTAAATTTAAGTTGTGTTTGTAAACATCCATGAAGTGTCCCATCTTAGGTATTCTAAAATTATTTTTCGTTTTAGGTTAATGTTAAACTTTGTCCTTGCAACTGGCCTCAAAAGGTTTGTCCCACAATAATCCAAGTGTGTTGTGTTTCTGGTCTCTCAGTGTCAACTGACTCCCCTGTGGGCTGCTGTTCTCCGCCAGGCAGATCATGGGACAGTGCAGGTGGCCTACTAAAACACTGGGAACCTTGTTTGACAAGACAGGCTACAGGCTAAAAGGTAGATAGACTATCTGGACTGAGCAGCACTTCAACCCAGAACAGGCTGTGACGATGACTGTGCATCAACTCCACAATGAAAACTGTAAATGGGAATGTCATAACCATGATTATCGCAGTTCTGCTGTTGGCTTTGTTGGTGAAAAGATAGTAGTTTGTGGTTGAGTAAGATACTCTTACCTTTCCATGTTTATAGCTTCATTTTTGTATCTCTGCACACTAAAGGCTGTGATGAGATGGTTAGCAGAACGTCTATCATCATGATCATTTTGGTTTGCTTGGACTGTGCTGCTGAAGTTTAGTTGTAAATCAATAATTTCAAACAAATCACTATTGCTT
This region of Sander vitreus isolate 19-12246 chromosome 20, sanVit1, whole genome shotgun sequence genomic DNA includes:
- the ppp2r5ca gene encoding serine/threonine-protein phosphatase 2A 56 kDa regulatory subunit gamma isoform isoform X1; protein product: MLTCNKSGDRMVVDAPNSNGPFQPVALMHFRDVAPAEQEKLFIQKLRQCCVLFDFLSDPLSDLKWKEVKRAALSEMVEYITHNRNVITEPIYPEVVHMFAVNMFRTLPPSSNPTGAEFDPEEDEPTLEAAWPHLQLVYEFFLRFLESPDFQPNIAKKYIDQKFVMQLLDLFDSEDPRERDFLKTTLHRIYGKFLGLRAYIRKQINNIFYRFIYETEHHNGIAELLEILGSIINGFALPLKEEHKIFLLKVLLPLHKVKSLSVYHPQLAYCVVQFLEKDSTLTEPVVMALLKYWPKTHSPKEVMFLNELEEILDVIEPSEFVKVQEPLFRQLAKCVSSPHFQVAERALYYWNNEYIMSLISDNAAKILPIMFPALYRNSKTHWNKTIHGLIYNALKLFMEMNQKLFDDCTQQFRAEKNKEKAKSKEREEAWIKIENLAKSNPQFFMYVDSSDLNSPVAMETDVPLIEDVLRLKKTVEEGATQLQHDQRKERPMVRRKSELPQDIYTTKALESHRRAEDMLTTHDGL
- the ppp2r5ca gene encoding serine/threonine-protein phosphatase 2A 56 kDa regulatory subunit gamma isoform isoform X3 translates to MLTCNKSGDRMVVDAPNSNGPFQPVALMHFRDVAPAEQEKLFIQKLRQCCVLFDFLSDPLSDLKWKEVKRAALSEMVEYITHNRNVITEPIYPEVVHMFAVNMFRTLPPSSNPTGAEFDPEEDEPTLEAAWPHLQLVYEFFLRFLESPDFQPNIAKKYIDQKFVMQLLDLFDSEDPRERDFLKTTLHRIYGKFLGLRAYIRKQINNIFYRFIYETEHHNGIAELLEILGSIINGFALPLKEEHKIFLLKVLLPLHKVKSLSVYHPQLAYCVVQFLEKDSTLTEPVVMALLKYWPKTHSPKEVMFLNELEEILDVIEPSEFVKVQEPLFRQLAKCVSSPHFQVAERALYYWNNEYIMSLISDNAAKILPIMFPALYRNSKTHWNKTIHGLIYNALKLFMEMNQKLFDDCTQQFRAEKNKEKAKSKEREEAWIKIENLAKSNPQSCSNGDGCPFDRRCSEVKKDS
- the ppp2r5ca gene encoding serine/threonine-protein phosphatase 2A 56 kDa regulatory subunit gamma isoform isoform X2 encodes the protein MLTCNKSGDRMVVDAPNSNGPFQPVALMHFRDVAPAEQEKLFIQKLRQCCVLFDFLSDPLSDLKWKEVKRAALSEMVEYITHNRNVITEPIYPEVVHMFAVNMFRTLPPSSNPTGAEFDPEEDEPTLEAAWPHLQLVYEFFLRFLESPDFQPNIAKKYIDQKFVMQLLDLFDSEDPRERDFLKTTLHRIYGKFLGLRAYIRKQINNIFYRFIYETEHHNGIAELLEILGSIINGFALPLKEEHKIFLLKVLLPLHKVKSLSVYHPQLAYCVVQFLEKDSTLTEPVVMALLKYWPKTHSPKEVMFLNELEEILDVIEPSEFVKVQEPLFRQLAKCVSSPHFQVAERALYYWNNEYIMSLISDNAAKILPIMFPALYRNSKTHWNKTIHGLIYNALKLFMEMNQKLFDDCTQQFRAEKNKEKAKSKEREEAWIKIENLAKSNPQLQHDQRKERPMVRRKSELPQDIYTTKALESHRRAEDMLTTHDGL